The Corynebacterium marinum DSM 44953 genome contains the following window.
CGACCGCTTCCCCGCTGCTGTCGGCAGGCAAGGCCGGCCCGCACAAGATCCAGGGCATCGGCGCGAACTTCATCCCCGAGGTGCTCGACCGCAAGATTCTCGACGACGTCATCACCGTCTCCAACGAGGACGCCATCGCCACCTCCCGCGAACTTGCGGTCAAGGACGGCATCCTCGGTGGAATCTCCGCCGGCGGCAACGTCTGGGCCGCCCTGGAGCTGGCGAAGAAGCCGGAGAACGCGGGCAAGACGATCGTCACCGTCGTCTGCGACTACGGCGAGCGCTACGTCTCGACCATTCTGTACGAGGACATCCGCGACTAGGTAGACTCTGGGACATGCTGTTGCTGCACATCGCCCGGACAATCCGCGAAGACCTCCAGAACGCACGCGAGCACGATCCCGCCGCACGCGGTGACATCGAGAACGCGATCGTCTACTCGGGTCTCCACGCCATCTGGGCGCACCGCGTGTCCCACTGGTTGTGGACCCGGGGCTTCCGCGGCCCCGCCCGCATCCTGGCGCAGGCGAACCGCTTCTTCACCGGGATTGAAATCCACCCGGGCGCGACGATTGGCCGCCGTTTCTTCATCGACCACGGTATGGGCATCGTCATCGGCGAGACCACGGAGATCGGCGACGGCGTCATGCTCTACCACGGCGTCACCCTGGGCGGTCAGGTTCTCACGCAGACCAAGCGCCACCCGACCCTCGAGGACAACGTCACCATCGGCGCCGGCGCGAAGGTCCTCGGCCCCATCACCATCGGCGAGGGTTCCGCGATCGGAGCCAACGCGGTGGTGACCAAGGATGTTCCTCCGGAGCACATCGCCACAGGCATCCCGGCGAAGAACCGTCCGCGCCGCCAGAGCGAGCGCATCAAGCTCGTCGACCCGGACTACTACACCGCGAGCGATCCGGTCGACTACAGCATCTGAAAAACGCAGAAGGCCCCGGGAGATAACTCTCCCGGGGCCTTCTCGGCGTCTCTCGACGTCCCAGCCGGCCTACTCGACGCAGATGGCGCGGTAATCCTCGTTCTTGTTGACGAAGTGCTCCACGGCCGAGCACGTCGTCCGCACGGAGGCGCCCTCGTCGCGCGCCCAGTCCAGCGCTGCCTTGATCAGTGGAGTGGACAGCCCCCGACCACGGAACGCCTGGTCGACCACGGTGTGGTTGAAGTCCAGCACGTTGCCCTCACGGGGAACATAGGACGCGTAGCCGGCCTCCCGGCCGTCCACGGCGATCTCGAAACGCTTCTTGCCCTCGTTGTGGGTGATGTCGAAGTTCTTGTCCGCCATGACGGGCGTCCTCCTCAAATAGTGACGATGTGATGTATCGAACAACCATTATGCCTTCACGACACCGGGTAGCGCACCACCTGGATTCACCCCCGCCCCCGCAGACGCAGAAAGCCCCTTCCCGGTGGATCACCGGGAAGGGGCTGAACTGTGGCCAGAGCCAGGATCGAACTGGCGACCTTCCACTTTTCAGGCGGACGCTCTACCGACTGAGCTATCTGGCCGAAGACTGTCGCAGAAGACAATCTCTGCGACCCTGACGGGACTTGAACCCGCGACCTCCGCCGTGACAGGGCGGCGCGCTAACCAACTGCGCCACAGGGCCTTGCTCCTGTGTGCTCCGGATTGCTCCGTTGCAACGAGATGTAACATTACACAGAGCCGAATAACAAAGACAAATCACCAGCTCAGGGAGCATTTTAGCGATCAGCCGAACATCTCGGCCGGGCATGCGGAAAGCCCCCGGCTGTTTCAGGGAAACAACCGGGGGCCTTGTCATCTGCGACCCTGACGGGACTTGAACCCGCGACCTCCGCCGTGACAGGGCGGCGCGCTAACCAACTGCGCCACAGGGCCAGATTTGTGTTGAGGATAAATCCTCAGTACCCCCAACGGGATTCGAACCCGTGTCGCCGCCGTGAAAGGGCGGTGTCCTAGGCCACTAGACGATGGGGGCCAGTCAAGTTCGCCAGAAACCCTCTGGGACATGCGACTGACAAGAAGATTACTTCATTATCCCCGTTGCGCAAAAACCGCTGGCCCCGGCATGTTTCAGAGGGCAGTCCTGATCTAGGCTGAGAAGCAGTAGGACGATTCGAGGACAGGCGGGAAATCATGAGCACCGGAGAGCACGACCAGAACACCGACCAGGAGAGCTGCTCCTGCCATGAGCCGAATGTCCACGGCTACAACGAGAACAAGGCGAAATACCTGGCCCGCCTGAAGCGGATCGAGGGGCAGACCCGCGGCATCCACCGGATGATCGACGAGGACCAGTACTGCATCGACATCCTCACGCAGGTCTCCGCCGTGACGTCCGCCCTGGAGAACGTCGCCCTGGCACTCCTGCAGGACCACATCTCCCACTGCGTCGCCGGGGCCGCCAAGGTGGACGGGGAGGCCGCGGAGGCGAAGATTCAGGAGGCGATGAAGGCCATCCAGAAAATGGTCAAATCCTAGAGCTCCCGGGGCACCGGCAGACGCCCCCGGTTCGCCGCCACCCAGCGGTAGGCCGCACCCCAGACCCGGTCGAGGGGCCGCAGGCACAGCACCCGGCCGGCGAACCGGACCCACGGATCCCGGCCGCCGACGGCCAGGGCGCGCCCGATGGCGCGGTGACCCAGTTCGTCGACGCCCCCGGCGCGGAAGACGGCGTGGTGCCGCAGCGGGAGCGGGGCGACGTCGATAAGCGGGGCGAGCCGGGCGAGTCTTCCCGCGGCGGCGCGGCAGAAGGTGCAGTCGCGGTCGTAGAAGAAGATCATATTCCTCAACGCTACGCCTGCGTGGCCGGGAGATCCTAGGCTGGAGGTGGCTTCGTCTCCCGCGGAAGGACACGGCATGGACAACTCTCCCGATCTCGCCATCGAGGCGGCTGGACTGGGCAAGACCTTCGGGCACGTACACGCACTCGACCAGCTGGATCTGAACGTGAGAACCGGTGAAGTGCACGGTTTCCTCGGGCCGAACGGCTCGGGAAAATCGACGGCGATCCGTATCCTGCTGGGAATTCTGCGCCGCGACGCCGGCTCCGTGCGGGTCCTGGGGCAGGACCCCTGGCGCGACGCGGTGCGGCTGCACCGCCGCATGGCCTACGTGCCCGGCGATGTCGAGTTGTGGCCCAACCTGACCGGCGGCGAGGCCATCGACCTTCTCGCGCGGCTGCGGGGGAGGATCGACGTGAAACGCCGCGACGAGCTCATCGAACGTTTCGACCTCGACCCCCGCCGGAAGGGCCGCACCTACTCCAAGGGAAACCGGCAGAAGGTGGCGCTGATCTCCGCGCTCGCCTCGGATGCGGAGCTGCTGCTCCTCGACGAGCCCACCGCAGGCCTGGACCCCCTCATGGAGGCCACATTCCAGGAGGTGATCCGCGAGGCGAAAGACCGCGGCCACACGGTCCTGCTGTCCAGCCACATCCTCGCCCAGGTGGAGGCGCTGGCCGACCGGATCTCCATCATCCGCAAGGGCCGGATCGTCGAATCGGGGACGCTGCTGGACATGCGGCACCTCAGCCGGACCGTGGTCACGGCGCTCACGGACCGCCCCACCGGGGAGCTCGTCAAGCACGAGGGCATCCACAACGCCCACCGCGAGGGCGACCAGGTGCGTTTCGACGTCGATACCGCTCACCTGCCCGAGGTGATGAGCATCCTCTCGGCTCTCGGCGTCCGCGCGATCACCGCCACTCCACCGTCGCTGGAAAGGCTGCTGCTGCGCCACTACGGTGACCATCCCGCAGAGGCGGAGCAGTGACTGCGACGACCTCCCGGCAGACCGGGGCCTTCACCGGCACAGGCATCCTCCTGCGCTTCATGCTCCGCCGCGACAGGTGGCGCCTGCCCGCGTGGGTGCTCGGGCTGACCCTGCTCATGGTGTACTTCTCCACCGCCCTGGGCACCGTCCTCGACGAAGCGAGCCTGGCCGGCATGGCGCAGCTGGCGAGAAGCCCCGTCACGGCCCTGGTCGGCGGCCCCGGGTACGGCTTCGACGCGATCACGGTGCCCCGCTTCCTCGCCGGACTCTACGGCACGTACCTCATGCTCGGCGCCGCGTTCATGTCCATGCTCACCATCTCCCGTCACACCCGCGCGGAGGAGCAGAGCGGCCGGGCTGAGCTCGTACTGGCCGGCGCCGTCGGCCGCCACGCCCAGCCGACCGCCGCGCTCGTTCTCGCGGTGTTCATGAACCTCCTCATGGCCCTCCTCATGACCGGGGTGGTCCTCACCGCGCCGCTCGATCCCGCCCCGGAACCCGCGCCCACGATCCTGTTCACCGCCAGTATCGCGGCGGTGGGGATCGCTTTCGCCGGGGTGTCCACCGCGACCGCGCAGTTGTCGCCCTTCTCCCGGACCTGCACGGGCCTCGCAGGCACCGTGCTGGCGGTGTCCTTCATCGTCCGGGGTCTCGGCGACATGTCGCGGGTGCAGGACGGCCGCCTGGCGTGGTTGTCCTGGCTCTCCCCCATCGGTTGGGCGCAGCAGACCGCACCCTACACACTCGACCGCTGGTGGCCGCTCCTCCTTCCGCTGCTCTTCGCCGGCTTCACGGCAGGGCTGGGCTTCCGCCTGCGCTCCCGGCGCGACCTGGGTGCCGGCGTCGTCGCCGACCGACCCGGCAACGACCGTGCGCCGACCTGGCTGGGTTCGCCGCTCGCGCTGGCCTGGCGGCTCCAGCGGGGCACGCTCATCGGCTGGTCCGGGGCTTTCCTCGTCGCCGGCCTGGTCTTCGGCGCGTTCACGCAGACCATCACCGACACCGCCGGGGACATGCCCCCCGAGATTCTCGCGGTCATGGGCGGCGCCACTGCCATCACCGAGGGTTACCTCGGCTTCATGGGAATCTACTTCGCGGTCATGCTCAGCGTCTACGGCATCCTCGCGGTCACGTCGCTGCGGGGGGAGGAAACCTCCTACCGCTCTGAACCGGTCCTCGCCGCGGCGGTCGGAAGGGTCGGGTGGGTCCTCTCCTGGGTCGCGGTCGCCGCTGCCGGGGCCCTGTGGTTGAGCGTGCTCGCGGGAATCGCAGAGGGACTGGGTGCCGTGCTCGTGACGGCGGACTGGTCCCTGTTCCTGCCCACCGTTCTCGGCCACGGCGTCCAGTTCGCGCCCGTGTGGTTGTTCATCGGCCTCGCCGCCGCGTTCTACGGCCTGGTCCCCCGCCTGGTGGGTCTCGTGTGGCTCGTGTTCATCGCCGGCAGCGTGCTCAGCATGTTCGGCCGGATGCTCCAGCTCAGCCAGACATGGCTGAACCTCTCCCCCTTCGAGCACGTCGGCCAGCACCCGGCCACCGAGGTCGCCTGGGCCGGGGTGGGGTTGTTGGCGGGCGGCGGCGTCATTCTGGCGCTGCTCGGCGCCCTCGCTTTCCGACGCCGCGACCTGACCGCCGTCTGATCCCCGGGGATCCTGCGGCCGCTGCCCCACCGCTCATCCTTGCGGGGATTTCCCCTCCAGGACCGGATCCTCGTCCAGCAACCCGCGGGCCCGGTCAAGGGTAGGCCGGATGCTGTCGGTGGCGACCGTCGCCAGGTCCTCGACCATGTCGCTGAGCAGAGCGGGGATCAACGCGGACTCCGAGCCGTAGAAGTGGATCTCCCGGATGACCTCGTCGAGCATGTCCGCCACGCGTTGCGGCTGGTGCACGACACGGACCCTGCCGTCATCATCGGCGATGTAGGGGCTGGGTTCGACGACAGTGACCAGGTACCGGAAGATACGGTGGATTTCCTGGACGCACTGGGCGGCGGTGGCGGGGTCGTTGATGCCGGGGGACAGCGCGCGGTCGGCGATGTCGACAAGCTGCCGGAATCCGAACGCCACGTCCTGCTGGAGTTCCCGCTCCGTCCGCACCTCGACAGTCGAACGCAGGGAACGCCGGTCCCCGTCATCGAGCTCCCCGTCCCACCAGACCCGCAACAGCGGCTGGCCGTCCACCAGGAAATCCCCCACCTGCCGGTCAACGGTGACCACGGCGTCGTTCTCGACCGCCCACGCGACCAGCTTCTTGTAGTCGACCCACACCAGCGAGCCGTGGCTGTCCGCCCGGGCCTCCTCCCGGGGGTCGCCTGGCCGCGGCGACCATCCCGGCCCCTGGACCGGGCCCGCGTCCTGGCCCCGTGCCGGGTAGAGCCGCTCCGCCAGCTGCATCGTCTCCTCCCCGATCTCGGAGATGGCGTTGGCCACCTGCATCGACGAGGTGATGAGTCGGATGAAGGCCAGGAAAAACCCCAGGCACCCCAGGACCAGCAGGAATGCGACAGACACTGAAGCGCGGGGAACGAATCCGGTGATGTCCTCCTCGTCGCTCCACACGTACCGGATGACGGTGAGCGAGAACACGAACGTCCCCAGGAATATCCCCAGGGTGGCCTGCACGATCCGGTTGCGGAGGAAACCGTTGAGCATGCGGGGGCTGAACTGGCTGCTCACCAGCTGCAGAACGACCAGCGTGATGGAGAAGATGAGGCCGGTCACCGAGATCGTGGAGGACGAGATGGTGCCCAGCACCTCGCGGGCGGCGTCCGGGCCTCCCTCGAACACGAACTCCAGGGCAGGCTCGGACAGTCCCCGCTCCCAGGTGGGCATGAGGAAACCCAGGACGAGAGCGGCAGCGACGCTGACCGCCGGAATCGCCCAGAAAGGCCGCCAGAGCTGGTCCCACCTCGTCTCGCGCGGTATGTCCGGGACCGAACCGCGGATCCGGAAACTCTGGGAGGTGCCTTCGCTGCCTTCGTCATGAGTGGTCACAGTGCAATTGTGGCATTGATCAAGCCGGTGCGGAGGGGTGCCCGCCCGGCTGATCCGTTTCGACCCCCGCAAACCTCCCGGACAGGCTGATCCGCTGTACTACGGGGGAACGAAATGACAGCACCCGCGATGCGGAAAGGGTCTCCCACCGGCAACGGTGGGAGACCCTGACTGGAAAGCATGCCCTCAGGCATGACACGGTGGGCCCCGTGGGGCTCGAACCCACGACCTGCGGATTAAAAGTCCGTAGCTCTACCAACTGAGCTAGAGGCCCGTGACAGAGATAGTAGTGCGCGGAACCCCGCTAGGGGAAACCGGCAGGCGGACAGGCGTTCCAC
Protein-coding sequences here:
- a CDS encoding ABC transporter ATP-binding protein, with product MDNSPDLAIEAAGLGKTFGHVHALDQLDLNVRTGEVHGFLGPNGSGKSTAIRILLGILRRDAGSVRVLGQDPWRDAVRLHRRMAYVPGDVELWPNLTGGEAIDLLARLRGRIDVKRRDELIERFDLDPRRKGRTYSKGNRQKVALISALASDAELLLLDEPTAGLDPLMEATFQEVIREAKDRGHTVLLSSHILAQVEALADRISIIRKGRIVESGTLLDMRHLSRTVVTALTDRPTGELVKHEGIHNAHREGDQVRFDVDTAHLPEVMSILSALGVRAITATPPSLERLLLRHYGDHPAEAEQ
- a CDS encoding metal-sensitive transcriptional regulator, which produces MSTGEHDQNTDQESCSCHEPNVHGYNENKAKYLARLKRIEGQTRGIHRMIDEDQYCIDILTQVSAVTSALENVALALLQDHISHCVAGAAKVDGEAAEAKIQEAMKAIQKMVKS
- a CDS encoding GNAT family N-acetyltransferase gives rise to the protein MADKNFDITHNEGKKRFEIAVDGREAGYASYVPREGNVLDFNHTVVDQAFRGRGLSTPLIKAALDWARDEGASVRTTCSAVEHFVNKNEDYRAICVE
- a CDS encoding DUF2254 domain-containing protein, yielding MTTHDEGSEGTSQSFRIRGSVPDIPRETRWDQLWRPFWAIPAVSVAAALVLGFLMPTWERGLSEPALEFVFEGGPDAAREVLGTISSSTISVTGLIFSITLVVLQLVSSQFSPRMLNGFLRNRIVQATLGIFLGTFVFSLTVIRYVWSDEEDITGFVPRASVSVAFLLVLGCLGFFLAFIRLITSSMQVANAISEIGEETMQLAERLYPARGQDAGPVQGPGWSPRPGDPREEARADSHGSLVWVDYKKLVAWAVENDAVVTVDRQVGDFLVDGQPLLRVWWDGELDDGDRRSLRSTVEVRTERELQQDVAFGFRQLVDIADRALSPGINDPATAAQCVQEIHRIFRYLVTVVEPSPYIADDDGRVRVVHQPQRVADMLDEVIREIHFYGSESALIPALLSDMVEDLATVATDSIRPTLDRARGLLDEDPVLEGKSPQG
- a CDS encoding ABC transporter permease, which encodes MTATTSRQTGAFTGTGILLRFMLRRDRWRLPAWVLGLTLLMVYFSTALGTVLDEASLAGMAQLARSPVTALVGGPGYGFDAITVPRFLAGLYGTYLMLGAAFMSMLTISRHTRAEEQSGRAELVLAGAVGRHAQPTAALVLAVFMNLLMALLMTGVVLTAPLDPAPEPAPTILFTASIAAVGIAFAGVSTATAQLSPFSRTCTGLAGTVLAVSFIVRGLGDMSRVQDGRLAWLSWLSPIGWAQQTAPYTLDRWWPLLLPLLFAGFTAGLGFRLRSRRDLGAGVVADRPGNDRAPTWLGSPLALAWRLQRGTLIGWSGAFLVAGLVFGAFTQTITDTAGDMPPEILAVMGGATAITEGYLGFMGIYFAVMLSVYGILAVTSLRGEETSYRSEPVLAAAVGRVGWVLSWVAVAAAGALWLSVLAGIAEGLGAVLVTADWSLFLPTVLGHGVQFAPVWLFIGLAAAFYGLVPRLVGLVWLVFIAGSVLSMFGRMLQLSQTWLNLSPFEHVGQHPATEVAWAGVGLLAGGGVILALLGALAFRRRDLTAV
- the epsC gene encoding serine O-acetyltransferase EpsC codes for the protein MLLLHIARTIREDLQNAREHDPAARGDIENAIVYSGLHAIWAHRVSHWLWTRGFRGPARILAQANRFFTGIEIHPGATIGRRFFIDHGMGIVIGETTEIGDGVMLYHGVTLGGQVLTQTKRHPTLEDNVTIGAGAKVLGPITIGEGSAIGANAVVTKDVPPEHIATGIPAKNRPRRQSERIKLVDPDYYTASDPVDYSI